GTTCTTCAACGGAGTGCGTCACCCGAGCATTGGCAAGTTCGACGAACAGGGCAAGTTCCATTTGCTCCACAAGTTCACCTACGAACAGTTTAAAGAGAAGTTGTAGTATAGTGGGAAGTAGGAAGTAGGAAGTAGGAAGTTGGAAGTTGGAAGTAAGAAGTGATATTCAATAGCGAAGAAGAAACATACAACTGGGCCATCGAATTTGGCCGGAGCCTGAAGCCGGGCGACAAGGTAGCTCTTTATGGCAACCTGGGCGCCGGCAAGACGGTCATCAGTCGCGGGGTCTGCAAAGGTCTCGGTTTCGAAGGGTCTGTCTGCTCCCCCACCTACACCATTCTTCACGAATACCCCAACAACCCGCCGATTTTCCACTTCGACCTTTACCGCCTGGACGGCGGCGCCGACTTGAACGAAGTCGGCCTCGACCCCGACTACCTCGAAAAGGGAATCAGCCTGATCGAATGGCCGGAACGCTTGGAAGATAACGACCCCGGTCTCACGCACAAGATTGAAATAAAAATCCTCTCGGAAACCGAGAGGGAAATCGTGGTCACGACCCTTTAAAAAACGAAAACCCGCCGTTTAGGCGGGTTTTTCGTTACTCCTGCAATATATTATTTCTTGGCGGAGGAATCAGCAGCAGCGGAATCGGCAGCAGGCTCTGCAGCGGCGGCGGTTGCGGCAGCCTTGGCGGCCTGGATTTCGGCAATCTTCACGATTTCGTCCCATTCGCTCTTGTCGCCGGTATAAAGGAGCATGGCTCCCTTGTATTCCGTCACGATCTTTGCGGCAGCGGCGGTGTCGCCCTTATCGAGAGCGTCATTGGCGCTAGTGAGCAAATCCTTTTGAGCATTGCGCAGATCTTCAATCTGACCCAAGCGATTCTGGCGAAGAACTTCCATCGTGTCGCTCACGAAAGCGAGATCCCAGGTAGCCTCGTAGCAGGCTTCCACTTCGGCGAACTTGGTGGCGTCTTCGGTAGCAGCCACATACAGGGCGTCGCACTTGGCGAATGTTTCGGTACAGTTGCGTTTTACGTACTGGTAATACTGATAGCCGCCCACGATCAAGCCGATGATGACCAAGAGGAACACTCCATCTTGCCAACCCATAATCGGGCCCGACGGGAGTCTCGGTTTTCCGTTGACGGTGTCGCCTGCTTCCAGGCGTTCTTCTGCTTCATCAAAGGGGCTTTTGCCATTCAAAAAACTAAACATGTTCAACCTACTTTTTCATACCTATTTTTTGGCGAGGGCCGCAAAGACCCTTGCATATAAATAAATCTGTTTGACCAGGCTCGCAAAGCCGTTGGAGCGGGTAGGAGAAAGTCCCACGTTAAGGCCTATATCCTGAAAGAACTTCGGATCCACGGCGAGAATGTCTGCGGGAGCCATGTCGTTGTAGACCTTGAGTGCCAAGGCTCCAAGACCGCGGCTAATCAGCGGATTCGTGGTACCGCCTTCCACATCCATTTCAAAATGGATCTTGGCGCCGTCAAAATTCGGAACCAGGTACATGGTAGAGGCACAACCCTGGATAATGAACTTTTCGGCCTTCAAGGCGGCGTCCATTCCCTTGTGGGCGCGAGCCAAATCCAAGAGGAATTTCCACTTGTCATCGGGGTCGCTAAAGCTTGCAAACTTTTCGCGAATCTCGCTTAGGCGTGCATCCATTAATTCGCTCATAAACCTACCGCAAGAAGGAACGCATCTTCCAGATCAAGGAAGGTGCAGCCCACAAAACATTGAAGAATATACGGAACAAGGTCTGCTTTTCGCGCGGAAGCTTCGAAAGCTTGAACGCCGCACGGTCAAACTGCTTGTCACTAATTTTATTAAAGCCAACTTTAGCGTGAGCCACCTGCAAATGCTTTTTGCCGAGGGCAGCCATCCAGCGGTCAAGAACCTTCGCCTCAATGGCGCTACGATTCATTCCGGAATCTCCCAGCCATTCCCGGACCGATTCTGCGACAATCCGTCCGCAAAGGAGCGATTCCACAATACCCGAACGGCTAATGGGGTTCACGCAGCTAGCAGCATCGCCGGCTTTAAAGAGTCCGCATTTGGCCATAGGCTTTGTCGACTGGCCACAAGCGATCATGCCGCCATACACGGCCTTGACCTTTGCATTCGGGTAATCCCGGGCAATGAAGTCCAACAGTTTTTGGCGCAAGGGAACCTTGTGATCCACATCCTTCCCCAGCACGAAACCGATATTCACTTCCTTGCCGTCGCGGGGGAATATCCAGCCGTAGCCCGATTCAAATTCAGAGCCAAAGAACAGTTCAATGTGTTCCTTGCTGTGTTCAATTCCGTCGGCCACCGCAAAGATAGCGGGTTCCAAATCGGTATCGCCAGACTCGATACCCTTAAGGCACTCGATTTCGCGAGTCAGCCTGCAGCTCGGACCAGTCGCATCGATGACGGCCTCCGCAAACAAGGTTTCGATTTCGCCGCCGACCGACACTGAAAGATTCCAACCATCTTCGGCCTTTTCCAATTTCTTGATCAGCGCATCATAGCGGCATTCCACGCCTGCAGATACGCAGCCATCCGAAAGGGAATGGTGGAACTTGGCTCGGTCCAGAATCAAGCCACAGTCCTTGCTGTAGAATTCAGCACGGTAGCGCTTGGGCGAGGTAAAGTAAATACCCGAAAGGGAGCCGCGGACAAAAGAATTGTCTACCGGCCACAACGCGTTCAGGCGATCCTTAGACACTGCTTCGGCACAGAAAATCGGTTCCTTCCAAGGTTCCTTTTTGTCCAGAAGCAAAATCCGTCTAGTACCGGAGGTCAAGCGGCCAAGGGTACAGGCAGCCATGAGACCGGCAGGACCGGCCCCGCAAACCACCACATCGTACCGATTTGAGGTAAAATTTGCCATTTCGGGGAACAAATTAGCATTTATTTATGAAGTTTTTTTCTTTTTTATTGTTATTTGCCATTTTTTTTAGTTATTTTAGAGCTATCCGTTATTTGGTTTATCCTTAAAAGGGAATTTATATGAATATGAAGAGTGTATCCAAGTTCGGCCTGTGCCTTGTGAGCGCGCTTGCTCTCAATGTTTTTGCCCAAGACAACTGGGCAGGCAAGGACCTGAACGTTTCTTTCAGCAACAAGCGTATCGACGGCTTTAATTTCAAAAATTCCAAGGCCGTTGCACACACGACCGACTTCCGCCGTGCTACCGGTGAAGGTCCGAACTTCCAGGGCGCCAAGCTCCCGGGCGTGTCTTTCCAGAACGCCGTGATTAGCGGAGCAAACTTCGAAGGTGCAGACCTTTCCAAGGCAACCATCAGTGGTGCCGACATTCGCTCTTCTTCCTTCGAAGGCGTTAACTTCGAAGAAGCCAACCTTTATCGTGCAACCCTTCTGGACAGCAAGTTCCCGAAGACCAACATGAAAAACGCGCGTCTCGACGCTATGAAGGTGTCCGACAATGCTGACTTCAGCAAGTCTGACCTCACCCAGGCGTCCGTCATGGATGTGGACCTGACCGCTGCAGACTTCAGCAAGGCCAACCTGACCCGCGCAAACTTCTCCCGTTCCTTGATGGCTAACAGCGACCTCCGCAAGGCCACCATCGTCAAGACCGACTTTACCGCCTGTAACCTGATCGCCGCCAATTTCAAGGGCGTCGACCTCATTGACGTGAACTTCGCCAAGGCAGGTCTTTCTCAGGCTAACTTCAGCGGTGCAGAATTCAAGAACGTGAACCTGCAGGACGCCGACCTTTCCTTGACGACCTTCAATGACGTCGACCTTTCCAAGACTCAGCTCCAGAAGGCCAAGTTTGCCCAGTCCACCGTGAAGAACATGAAGTTCGACGGCCAGGACCTGACTGGCGTGATTTTCGACAAGGGCTCCGTCGCAAAGAGCTCGTTCACGAAGGCCAAGCTTTCTAAGGCATCCTTCTACGATACCGAAGTGAGCAAGAACGCTTTCCAGAACGCAGAACTCCTGAAGGCCGTGTTCGACGGCGCCTACGTTCGCAAGAACATCTTCGACAAAGCTGACCTCACCAAGGCCAACTTCGCGAATTCCACCATTGAACGTTCCGACTTCATTCTCGCCCAGCTCGCCGGTGTAAGCTTTGCCGGTGCCAAGCTCGAAAAGGTGAACTTCACCAACGCCAACATGCAGGGCATCAAGATTGACGCCGACACCAAGATGGAAGACGTGGACTTCTCCGGCGCAAACCTCGAAGGCGCCAAGATCGAAAAGTTCACCGCCAAGAAGGTAATCTACGACAACAAGACCCAGTTCCCGTCAGGCTTTGACCCGCGTCAGTACGGCTTCACCAAGCGTGGTGAAAAGGCCGCCGACATCAAGGTCGAAGGCACAGGTTCTTCGGGCAAGAAGAAGAAAAGAAAAAAAGCCGCTGACGACGAAGAGTAGTCTAGAACCTTAACGGATTTAAGAAGCCCCGGTGAAGAACCGGGGCTTTTGTTATAAGACCGCTCACTTTCGCCCGCGGTAATTACTTTTTGTCCATCAACCAGTTTACAGCTTCGGAGAGGGTGTTGACTTGCACGATTTTCATGCCGGAGGTGTTTTCGGGGAGGCGTCCACCCGCGGGCACGACCGCCTCGGTGATTCCCAGGCGGCGGGCTTCCTTGAGCCGTGTTTCCAACAGGCTCACGGAACGGACCTCGCCAGACAGTCCCAGTTCGCCAATGGCGATAGCCTGGCGTCCCAGCGGGATACCTAGGTGATTGCTCGCGATGGCTAGCGCCAAGGCGAGGTCCGATGATGTGTCGGAGACCTTCAGCCCGCCGGCAATCGAAACAAACACATCTGATGCACCGACGACGACCCCACCGAATTTTTCCAGCAGAGCAAGAATAATCGTCAGCCGCTTGGAATCGATTCCCGCAGCCACTCGCTGGGGAACAGCGAAGGTCGTAGAACTTACCAAGGCCTGCGTTTCAAAGAGCATCGCGCGGGAGCCTTCCAAGGTGCAGCAAACCACGCTCCCGGGCGTCGGCGGAACATTCTCTTGCAAGAACACACGGCTGGGATTTTCGACCGGAGAAAGCCCGTGCCCCGTCATCTCGAATACACCGATTTCGTCTGTTGCGCCAAAACGGTTCTTGATGGTGCGGAGAATGCGGTACTGGTGATTGCGGTCGCCCTCGAAGTACACGACGGTATCGACCATGTGTTCCAAAATACGCGGGCCCGCAATTTGCCCATCCTTGGTCACATGCCCGATCAGAATCGTGATGCAGCCTGTATTCTTGGCAAACACCATCAGATCGAGCGTGCATTCGCGAAGCTGTGTAGCACACCCTGGAGTGCCCGACAAATCGCTCTTGTAGACAGTCTGAATAGAATCAATCACTAGCACTTGCGGCTTGAGTTCCTGCGCCTGTGAGAGGATTTTTTCGAGGCTAGTTTCGCATAGCAAAAGCATGTCGGAGCCCGCGACATTCAAGCGTTCGCTGCGGAGCTTGACTTGAACCGCACTCTCTTCGCCGCTCACGTAAAGCGTCTTGACGCCGGCGGCTGTCATGGTGGCGAGCGTCGAAAGCACGAGCGTGGACTTACCGATTCCAGGATCGCCACCAATGAGCACCAGGGAACCTGGTGCAAGCCCGCCCCCCAGCACGCGGTCAAATTCGGCATTGGCGGAGCTCAGCCGCCGCGTATCTTCGGTCGCTACATCCTTGAGCGGCACCACCTTATGCACCGGACCGCCCAAGCCGCGAGAGGCTCGACCGCCCTCGAGAATATTTTCGACCACGTGTTCCTTGAGGCTGCTCCATGCACCGCAGAACGGGCACTTGCCCGCCCACTTAGGCGTGGTGTTGCCGCATTCGGTGCAAAGGAACTCAATTTCTTTTTTCGCTTTCGATTTGTTTAGTGCTACCATGTGCACTAATATAACAAAATGCGCCTGACATAAATTGTCAAACGCACGCAAATGCACAAAAAAGCACTAAAGTAATTACGGAATTTTCGTCAAAGGAAAGTCAAACTGGATAGAGCGCGGGGTCGCAAATTTTTCGAAAGCGATTTCGTAACAGAAGTTCTTTTCGTCTACCGCCTTCACGATTCCTGCACCAAAGATTTTATGCACCACGCGGTCGCCTACGGCAAACTCGGCCGAAGGCGCCTTCTTTACAAGCCCAAGGCTTTCGTCGCTCAAAAATTCGCGGTCGCGATCGATATTTGCAATGTAGGCTTTCGCGGCCTCAAGAAAATCTTCTGAAATGCCGCGGGCGATGTTCAAACCGCCCATATCCATTTCAAGCAGGAATCTGGAAGGGTAACGTGTTCCGCTTTCGCCTGCAACGCCGTCTTCGGCATCGCTTAGGCAAAGTACATTCTCGGCGCGGGTAAATGCCACATAGGCCAGGCGGCGTTCTTCTTCGAGCTGGATCTTGTTCTGCACGCGCTTGACCGGGAAAAAACCTTCGTTCAAGCCGCACACGAATACGTACGGGAATTCCAAGCCTTTCGCGTTGTGAATCGTCATGAGCTGCACGCGGTCTTTTTCTTCGGTGTCTTCGTCGGTATTCGTGAACAGCACGATGTTCTGCAAGTATTCATCTAGCGAAGCGTCTTCTTCGTAGTAATTTTCGAATTCCAGAATGCCTTGCTTGAGTTCCGCCAAATTGTCCAGGCGGTCTTCGTCACCGTCTAAACGCAGCATTTCTTCGTACTTGGTTTCGCGCAGGATTTTCGCGAGGACTTCGGAGACGCTCATGTCCTTGTAGCGGGAACGGTACTTCTCGATCAGCTTCACGTATTCGACCACATTGCTCCGGGCCAGGAATCCCTTGCAGTCGAAATCGATTTTTTGACTTTCGTCGCCGACAGAAGAAAGTTCCGCCTGCGACGAAACATCGGCCGCCACATTGTTCAAAAGGCCCGCCTCCGAAACGATTTCAAGCAGAGCCTCGTAAAGCCCGACTCCGCGGGCATCGGCAAAGGCCTGCAAAGTCGCAATCTTCTTCGGGCCGAACTGGCGCTTGGGCGTATTCACCGTACGTACAAACGATAAATCATCAGCGTATACCAGCATACGCAAGTAGCAAATGACATCCTTGATTTCTTTGCGCTGGTAAAATCCGACACCGCTGTAAACCTTGTAAGGAATGTTTTCGGCCATCAATGCTTCTTCTACGGAACGCGACTGCGAGTGCATACGGTAAAGCACTGCGATATCCTTGTAATGGACACTACCCGCTTGCACGGCATTCTGGATTTGCTCTACAATCCATTTGGCTTCTTCGCGGGTGTTCTTGGCATGGTAAAAGACAGGCGTCTTGCCGCCAACCCTTTGTGGCCTCAAGACTTTCTCGATTCGGAACTTGTTGTTCTTGATAACCGCATCCGGCACTTTCAAAATGCTCGGCGTGGAGCGGTAATTGTTCTGCAGCAAAATGGTCTTGGTGTTTTCGTGGGTCTTGTCGAATTCCAGAATGCGGTTGACATCGGCGCCGCGCCAACCGTAAATAGTCTGGTCCGGATCACCCACCACAAAAAGGTTCTTGTGGTAGCTCGCCAGCAAATCCGCCAGCTGGTACTGTTGACCATCGATATCCTGGTATTCGTCGACCATGATGTACATCATGCGCTTGCGCCACTTGTCGAGCTGTTCCGGAAAGTTCTCGAGAATGTAGAGCGTCGAAAGAATCAGGTCGTCAAAGTCCAGCGCGTAATTCTTTTTCTGTTCGTAAAGGTAGCGGTAATAAACCCGCATCCACTTGTCATCGGTAGCATCCGAAAGCGCAAGCAGGTGATCTTTAGTGGTCATGCCCTCTGATGGCAGTTCCGCAAAAAGCGAGACGTAATTGATGTCGGCCGCCTTACGGCCCCCGATGTAGTCGATGACGCTGCTGATTTTCAAATCCTTGAGCGAGTAGCCCAAATCGGCGTAGGCCTTGTGCAAAAGGGACTTCTGGTCGTCTTCGTCCAGAATCATGAATTCTTTCGGATAATTCAGCACATGGATTTCTTCGCGCAAGAATCGCACGCAAAAACCGTGAAACGTAGAAATGTAGCCGCTGTCGTCGCCGCCCAACACCGTGCGGATTCGCTTTTTCATTTCGTTCGCGGCCTTGTTGGTAAACGTGACGCAAAGGATGTTCGACGGCGAAATGCCCATCTCCTTCACCAGGTACAGGTATCGCTGGGTCAGCGTCCGGGTCTTGCCGGACCCAGCCCCCGCCACCACGCGCACATAACCCTCGGTGGTTTCCACCGCTTGTCGTTGTTCCAAATCCATATTTTCTAGGGCCATGTGCACCTCACAAACTTTATGATCACTATACAAAGCGCTACATAGTGAACATTTGTTTTACTGCACAAAAATATAGTAATTTTCAGATTTTGTCAAGTCAGGCCACTGCAGTGCCCCGGCTCACACCTGGCCCCTTGATGATGCTATGCCCCTGTTGAGCAGCTTCGAGTTCAATTTTTTGGCCAATGCTGTTCACCACCGATTCCACGTGGGTAATAATTCCGAGCATTTTGCCTTCGCGCTGCTGGCTACGGAGGCAATTCATCACATCTTCCAAGGTGGCATCGTCCAAAGTACCGAAGCCTTCGTCCATGAACAGGGATTCTACGCGAACATTGCGGCTGGCAAAGTCTGCAATACCGAGGGCCAGCGAGAGACTCACCAGGAACTTTTCGCCGCCAGACAGATTCGAGATTCCACGGTTATGGTCAAATTCCGCATCTTCCACTTCAAAGCCCAGGTTACCTTTCGCCACCAGCCTGAAGCGGTCCTTGATTATCGCCAAATGCCTATTTGCCAATTTAAGCAGCGACTTAAATGTCAACCCCTGCACAAAGGTGGCAAAATCACTGCCGTCCTTGACGCCGAAGAATTCGCCCATGGCATCCCAACGGGCCAATTCAGCCTTTTTCGCCTCAAGGTCTTTTTCAAGTACCTGCAATTGAGCCAGGTTCTGCCTATAGCTCTTGACATGGGCCTGAGCGGCACCAGCTTTCTGCTGCCAAACCGTCAAGTCATCTTCCAGTTTTTTCTTTTCATCAAGGAGCGTTTCGAGAGGCTTTTCGTCGGAACGTTCCGCCTTGACCTTTTCAAGATTTTCAAAAGCCTCCTGGCGCAAGCGGCTCGCCGACGCAAGAGATTCATCTACAGCCTTCTTGCGGGCTTGCAGCTGATTAAACTCCGTTTCGGGCATGGCCGCAGCCAAATAAGCAGATTCGTCTGCAAAGTCCTTTGCCTTGAGGGCTTCCGCAAAATCGGCAGAAGCCTTTTCGATATTGCCGACAGTCTGTGCTAGAGAATCCTTAAGCGTAGCAATTCTCGTATTGAGTTCGCTGCAAGACTTTTCGGAAGCACAAAGAGCGTTATCTGCTGCGTTATAGGCCTCCGTTGCCGCATTTTTTCGGTCCGTTGCCGCCGCCGATTCCACATCTACGTTCTTGCGGCCAAACTTTTCGATTCGGGCAGCCTTCAACTTTTCGAATTCCGCCACAAATTTACCGAACGACTTCGTTTCTGCATCCAGGTTTGCCTGCGCCTGCGTCACCTTGTCGTTATAAAGAGTTTCGTTGTTCCGCGCAATATCAAGTTTATTCGCCAAAGCGTCTAATTCCGCCTGGTTCTTTTCGAACGTCAACAGTCGCAGTTTCAAGTCTTTCAACACCGCCGAAACGGAATCCATATTGAATTCGGCCCAAGGCTTCCAAAGCAAAGTGACTTGTTGAACAGATTCCTGCATTTGGTTCGTCAGAGAATCAATGCTTTCTACAGCAGCCTTTTCAGCGGTCTTCGCGCGTGTCTTCGCAACTTCGAACTGTCCTAGAGAAGACTCCACCTTTTGCATTTTGGCGTTAAGTTCGCGAATCTTTTCAGCGACGCCCAATACACGAGATCCGTCTACGGAAGTGTTTTTTTCGTGGTTGCAGGCAGGATGTTCCCTGGATCCGCAAACCGGACAGGCTTCACCATCGACCAAATGCTTCTGGATTACATCCGCAAGTACCAGGACATCATCTTTGAACAAGTCTTGCTGCTCCTGGAGCAAGCCCTGCTTTTTCTCGGACAGTCGATTCAATTCTTCTTCGGCTTTAGCACAATCATCTACGGCCACTTTTTTAGCGTTTTGTGCGACGGAAATTTCGCTGTCAAACTTGCGGATTTGCGCTACAAGGGATTCACTCTGAGGCACGACCTGCCGAAGGTTGATATCGCCGGCGTTAGCCTCTTGAACAGCCTTGAGTTCTCGCACCTTCGGGTCGATATCTTGAATAGCAGCCTTTACCAGACGAAATTCCCGTTCAGCATTAGCGAGGTCTTGAGCAGCCTTTTCCTTACGCGATTGAGAATCATTCATCACGGACTTCGCATTTCTCAGATTTTCATCAAGTTTGCGAATTTCGTTCCAAACAGGTTCATTGGCCGCAATAAACTGTTCCGCCGCCACTTTTTCTTCTTCGGCCTTTTTCTTTTGTTCGCTACTTTTATTCAGGCTTTCCGTAGCTTTCGGAAGGTCGCCCATCAACCGTTTCAACGCATTTTCATCGGTAGCCTTACGAGTGCGCAGGCCATTCAATTCCGTATAAAGGGAAACGCATTCCCTCGCCTTTTCGGCACGAGCAAGACGGATTTCGCTTTCGGCAAAGTCCGACTTCCCCTGTTTTGCCTTGGCAAGTTCTCCCTCGACCCTATTCATACGATCCAGGGCATTATTCAGGGCGTTGCGCCAGGCGATTTTTGACTCCAGTTCAGTCTTTTGGGCGGCAAAATTCTTTTCTTTTTCAGCAAATTCCGCAAGCAAGGCCTCGTCAGCAGCGATTTTTTCTGCCTTGGGCATGGCATTATTTAGCGTATCGAAAGCAGTCTGCGCACTATTTTTCGCATCCCTTGCTCCGCTCCTGCGGTCTCCCACTTTTTTACCGATGCGGCGGTACTTTTCCGTACCGTTCAATTTTTCCAAAATGTCGGCACGTTCCCTTTCGCTACTGTTCAAGAACTTGCTGAATTCACCTTGCGCAAGCATAATGGAGCGGCAGAACTGCGAATAATCCAACTGAATGATTTCGGCATTGGCCTTTCCCAGTTCACCATTGGCACCCGTTCTACCGCTGAACACTTTTTGCTGCGGATTGTCTACGGGATAGATTTCACCTTGAGCCGGCTGAAGATTGCCATCAGCCTTATCACGGGCTCGGCGCTGGTTCCATTCCGAAACAAAAACACCCTTTTGACACTTGTAGGTTACTCGGGCAAAACAGTTGCCCTTGTCAGACGTCATGACGGCATTACCGTCGTTGCCGTTATATACCAAGCCTTGACGGGGCGTAGCACCATAAAGAGCCAACGTAATGGCATCAAGAATACTGGTTTTACCCATACCCGTCTTTCCG
This genomic stretch from Fibrobacter sp. UWB15 harbors:
- the tsaE gene encoding tRNA (adenosine(37)-N6)-threonylcarbamoyltransferase complex ATPase subunit type 1 TsaE; its protein translation is MIFNSEEETYNWAIEFGRSLKPGDKVALYGNLGAGKTVISRGVCKGLGFEGSVCSPTYTILHEYPNNPPIFHFDLYRLDGGADLNEVGLDPDYLEKGISLIEWPERLEDNDPGLTHKIEIKILSETEREIVVTTL
- a CDS encoding SufE family protein → MSELMDARLSEIREKFASFSDPDDKWKFLLDLARAHKGMDAALKAEKFIIQGCASTMYLVPNFDGAKIHFEMDVEGGTTNPLISRGLGALALKVYNDMAPADILAVDPKFFQDIGLNVGLSPTRSNGFASLVKQIYLYARVFAALAKK
- a CDS encoding NAD(P)/FAD-dependent oxidoreductase, which encodes MANFTSNRYDVVVCGAGPAGLMAACTLGRLTSGTRRILLLDKKEPWKEPIFCAEAVSKDRLNALWPVDNSFVRGSLSGIYFTSPKRYRAEFYSKDCGLILDRAKFHHSLSDGCVSAGVECRYDALIKKLEKAEDGWNLSVSVGGEIETLFAEAVIDATGPSCRLTREIECLKGIESGDTDLEPAIFAVADGIEHSKEHIELFFGSEFESGYGWIFPRDGKEVNIGFVLGKDVDHKVPLRQKLLDFIARDYPNAKVKAVYGGMIACGQSTKPMAKCGLFKAGDAASCVNPISRSGIVESLLCGRIVAESVREWLGDSGMNRSAIEAKVLDRWMAALGKKHLQVAHAKVGFNKISDKQFDRAAFKLSKLPREKQTLFRIFFNVLWAAPSLIWKMRSFLR
- a CDS encoding pentapeptide repeat-containing protein; translated protein: MNMKSVSKFGLCLVSALALNVFAQDNWAGKDLNVSFSNKRIDGFNFKNSKAVAHTTDFRRATGEGPNFQGAKLPGVSFQNAVISGANFEGADLSKATISGADIRSSSFEGVNFEEANLYRATLLDSKFPKTNMKNARLDAMKVSDNADFSKSDLTQASVMDVDLTAADFSKANLTRANFSRSLMANSDLRKATIVKTDFTACNLIAANFKGVDLIDVNFAKAGLSQANFSGAEFKNVNLQDADLSLTTFNDVDLSKTQLQKAKFAQSTVKNMKFDGQDLTGVIFDKGSVAKSSFTKAKLSKASFYDTEVSKNAFQNAELLKAVFDGAYVRKNIFDKADLTKANFANSTIERSDFILAQLAGVSFAGAKLEKVNFTNANMQGIKIDADTKMEDVDFSGANLEGAKIEKFTAKKVIYDNKTQFPSGFDPRQYGFTKRGEKAADIKVEGTGSSGKKKKRKKAADDEE
- the radA gene encoding DNA repair protein RadA, producing MVALNKSKAKKEIEFLCTECGNTTPKWAGKCPFCGAWSSLKEHVVENILEGGRASRGLGGPVHKVVPLKDVATEDTRRLSSANAEFDRVLGGGLAPGSLVLIGGDPGIGKSTLVLSTLATMTAAGVKTLYVSGEESAVQVKLRSERLNVAGSDMLLLCETSLEKILSQAQELKPQVLVIDSIQTVYKSDLSGTPGCATQLRECTLDLMVFAKNTGCITILIGHVTKDGQIAGPRILEHMVDTVVYFEGDRNHQYRILRTIKNRFGATDEIGVFEMTGHGLSPVENPSRVFLQENVPPTPGSVVCCTLEGSRAMLFETQALVSSTTFAVPQRVAAGIDSKRLTIILALLEKFGGVVVGASDVFVSIAGGLKVSDTSSDLALALAIASNHLGIPLGRQAIAIGELGLSGEVRSVSLLETRLKEARRLGITEAVVPAGGRLPENTSGMKIVQVNTLSEAVNWLMDKK
- a CDS encoding ATP-dependent helicase; translation: MALENMDLEQRQAVETTEGYVRVVAGAGSGKTRTLTQRYLYLVKEMGISPSNILCVTFTNKAANEMKKRIRTVLGGDDSGYISTFHGFCVRFLREEIHVLNYPKEFMILDEDDQKSLLHKAYADLGYSLKDLKISSVIDYIGGRKAADINYVSLFAELPSEGMTTKDHLLALSDATDDKWMRVYYRYLYEQKKNYALDFDDLILSTLYILENFPEQLDKWRKRMMYIMVDEYQDIDGQQYQLADLLASYHKNLFVVGDPDQTIYGWRGADVNRILEFDKTHENTKTILLQNNYRSTPSILKVPDAVIKNNKFRIEKVLRPQRVGGKTPVFYHAKNTREEAKWIVEQIQNAVQAGSVHYKDIAVLYRMHSQSRSVEEALMAENIPYKVYSGVGFYQRKEIKDVICYLRMLVYADDLSFVRTVNTPKRQFGPKKIATLQAFADARGVGLYEALLEIVSEAGLLNNVAADVSSQAELSSVGDESQKIDFDCKGFLARSNVVEYVKLIEKYRSRYKDMSVSEVLAKILRETKYEEMLRLDGDEDRLDNLAELKQGILEFENYYEEDASLDEYLQNIVLFTNTDEDTEEKDRVQLMTIHNAKGLEFPYVFVCGLNEGFFPVKRVQNKIQLEEERRLAYVAFTRAENVLCLSDAEDGVAGESGTRYPSRFLLEMDMGGLNIARGISEDFLEAAKAYIANIDRDREFLSDESLGLVKKAPSAEFAVGDRVVHKIFGAGIVKAVDEKNFCYEIAFEKFATPRSIQFDFPLTKIP
- a CDS encoding AAA family ATPase codes for the protein MKILKVEFENINSLAGQWCIDFTDPSYSELDHSLFVISGKTGMGKTSILDAITLALYGATPRQGLVYNGNDGNAVMTSDKGNCFARVTYKCQKGVFVSEWNQRRARDKADGNLQPAQGEIYPVDNPQQKVFSGRTGANGELGKANAEIIQLDYSQFCRSIMLAQGEFSKFLNSSERERADILEKLNGTEKYRRIGKKVGDRRSGARDAKNSAQTAFDTLNNAMPKAEKIAADEALLAEFAEKEKNFAAQKTELESKIAWRNALNNALDRMNRVEGELAKAKQGKSDFAESEIRLARAEKARECVSLYTELNGLRTRKATDENALKRLMGDLPKATESLNKSSEQKKKAEEEKVAAEQFIAANEPVWNEIRKLDENLRNAKSVMNDSQSRKEKAAQDLANAEREFRLVKAAIQDIDPKVRELKAVQEANAGDINLRQVVPQSESLVAQIRKFDSEISVAQNAKKVAVDDCAKAEEELNRLSEKKQGLLQEQQDLFKDDVLVLADVIQKHLVDGEACPVCGSREHPACNHEKNTSVDGSRVLGVAEKIRELNAKMQKVESSLGQFEVAKTRAKTAEKAAVESIDSLTNQMQESVQQVTLLWKPWAEFNMDSVSAVLKDLKLRLLTFEKNQAELDALANKLDIARNNETLYNDKVTQAQANLDAETKSFGKFVAEFEKLKAARIEKFGRKNVDVESAAATDRKNAATEAYNAADNALCASEKSCSELNTRIATLKDSLAQTVGNIEKASADFAEALKAKDFADESAYLAAAMPETEFNQLQARKKAVDESLASASRLRQEAFENLEKVKAERSDEKPLETLLDEKKKLEDDLTVWQQKAGAAQAHVKSYRQNLAQLQVLEKDLEAKKAELARWDAMGEFFGVKDGSDFATFVQGLTFKSLLKLANRHLAIIKDRFRLVAKGNLGFEVEDAEFDHNRGISNLSGGEKFLVSLSLALGIADFASRNVRVESLFMDEGFGTLDDATLEDVMNCLRSQQREGKMLGIITHVESVVNSIGQKIELEAAQQGHSIIKGPGVSRGTAVA